The following nucleotide sequence is from Nocardioides eburneiflavus.
CTCCAGGACCAGCACCGACCGCGCGCCCGCGAGCACGTCGTCGACGGAGCGCAGCGGCCGGCGGCGCAACGAGGCGAGGGCGCCGCGGTGGACGTGGAACCCCGTCACCTGCTCGATGAGCGGCTCGGGGAGGACGTACACGGGTCCGGTGGACGCGGCGAGCACGTCGGCGAGCCCGTCGAGCCAGCGCGGCGCCATCAGGAAGGAGCGGGCGTCGTAGCCGGCCTCCACCGCGCGGCGCACGACCTTCTCGCCCTCGGCGAGGAAGAGCCCGTGCTCAGCCTCGAGGTGCTTGCGGAGCTCGACGTCGCGCAGGTCGCGGTAGTCGGCGAGCCGGGGGTCCCCGGGGTCGTCGAGCTCGATGACCTCGGCGATCTCGACGGCGTCAGGCACGACCCTTCCCATGATGTGCATAGTGTGCCGGACGCGCCACGGCGACCACCTCTCCGATGACGATGATCGCGGGCGGGACCACCTCGTGGGCGGCCAGGTCGTCGGCCAGGGCGCCGAGAGTGGTGAGGACCGTGCGCTCGGTGGGCATGGTGCCGTCGGCGATCACGGCGACGGGCGTGCCTGCGGAACGGCCGCCGGACACGAGGGCCTCCGCGATGGCCGGCGCGTTGTCCACGGCCATCAGCAGGACCAGCGTGCCGCGCAGCCCGGCGACCGCGTCCCACGCGACCAGCGACTCCGGGTGGCCGGGCGGCAGGTGCCCGGAGATGACCGTGAACTCGTGCGCGACGCCGCGGTGGGTCACCGGGATCCCGACCCGGGCCGGGACCGCGATCGCCGAGCTGAGACCGGGGACGACGGTGACCGGCACGTCGGCGGCCGCACACGCCAGCAGCTCCTCGAACCCGCGGCCGAACACGAAGTTGTCGCCCCCCTTGAACCGCACCACCCGCTTGCCGGCCCGCGCACGGTCGACGATCACGTCGTTGATGTGCTCCTGCGTCGCCGAGCGCCCGCGCGGCAGCTTGGCGACGTCGATGAGCTCGACGTGCGGGCCCAGCTCGTGGAGCAGCTCGCGCGGCGCCAGGCGGTCGGCGACCACGACGTCCGCCGTGGCGAGCGCGTGCCGGGCGGCGACCGTCACCAGGTCGGGCTCCCCCGGCCCACCACCGACGAGGACGACCCCGGGGCTCCGGTCGAGGGCGTCGGAGGCCGCCAGGTGCCCGTCGCGCAGAGCAGTGACGATGTCGTCGCGCAGCGCTGCGGACTTCTTCGGCTCGCGGTTGCCCAGCACCCCGACCGTGAGGCTGCCGTGGTGGCCGACGGCCGGAGTCCATGCGGTGCCGCCGAGCGCGTCGTCGGCGCGCACGCAGAAGGTGTGCCGCTGCTCGGCGGCCGCGACCACGCGCGCGTTGACCTCGGGATCGTCGGTCGCGGCGACGACGTACCACGCGCCGTCGAGGTCGGACTCGGTGAAGTCGCGCAGGACCAGGGTCAGCTCACCGGCGAGGCCCTCGATCGCCGGGGTGACCTCGGGGCTCACCACCGTCACGTCGCCCCCGGAGGCGATGAGCGCCGGGACTCGCCGCTGCGCGACGTGGCCGCCCCCGACGACGACGACGCGGCGGCCCGTGAGGACCAGTCCGGCGAGGTACGGATGGGGATCAGCACCGGTGTCGGTCATGGGGCCATTGTCTCTGGCCGACGTCACGGGGCGGTGGCTAGGTTCGAGGAATGAGCATCGAACGCCCCGTGTCCCCCAATCCGTACGACTACCTGCCGCCCACCGCGTCCTTCACCGTGACGAGCGCGGACGTGACCGACGGCGCCCCGTTGAAGGACGACCAGGTGGCCGCCCTCGGCAACACCTCTCCACAGCTGAGCTGGTCGGGCGCACCCGAGGGCACCCGGTCCTACGTCGTGACGTGCTTCGACCCCGACGCCCCCACGCCCAGCGGCTTCTGGCACTGGTGCCTGGTCGACATCCCGGCCGACGTGACCTCGCTGGACACCGGCGCGGCGTCGGGCGACCTCCCCGGCGGGGCCTTCCACGTCCGCAACGACGGCGGCGAACCCGGGTTCATGGGTGCCGCACCGCCGGAGGGTGACCAGCCGCACCGCTACTTCTTCGTCGTCCACGCCGTGAAGGACGACTCGCTGGGCGTCGACGCGGACGCCTCCAACGCCGTCGTGTCGTTCAACCTCGCGTTCAAGACGCTGGGGCGCGCCATCCTCCACGGCACCTACCAGCACTGACGGAGCGGCGGCGCCGCGCCCGGCGTCGCCACACACGTCACATCCGCCACAGCAGACACACCAACCTCAGGAGACTCGCGGTGTGGGCCGACAGGTCCAGACCGCGGGTCTCTTTTTTTGTCATTTGCGTCATGGAGAAACGGTCAAGCCGTTTTGATCTGTGACGAGCGGTTCCTTCAGGTCGTCCCTCGAAACCTTGACGAAGTACCGGGATGTCGCGGTGAGGTTCGGCGAGATCTCGACACACATCACACGTAGTGCGTATCTTCAACCCTGAAACTCTGAAGATTTCATCAAGATCCAGCATGCCCCCGAGCTGCGGATCTGCTCTGGAGGACCACCGTGCAGCACCCTCGATTCCTCTCGCGCCTCGCGGCCGTCGGCCTCGCCGCCGCGGTGGTGTGCGGCGTGCCCACGGCTGCCGAGGCCAGGACGTGGTCGGTGCCCCGCGCCGTGTCGGCGACGGACCCCGCCGACCTGACCAACAGCGAGCTCGAGGACGCGCTCATGGTCCGGATCAACCAGGCCAGGGCCACCAACGGACTGCGCAAGATCTGGAACTTCGACGTGTGCACCGACCGGCTCGCCGAGGCGTGGGGTGAGCGCATCGCCCGGACCGGGGTCTTCGAGCACCGCAACCAGGGCGAGGTCATCCGCAGGTGCCACAAGTCGTGGGCCGGCGAGACGCTGGTGCGCGGGACCGCACTGAGCCCGGACCAGATGGTCGAGCTCTGGCTCGACTCCCCCGGTCACCGCGAGATCCTGCTCAACCCCCGCGCCCGTCGCGCGGGCGTCGCCATCACGAACGACGCGCAGGGGCGCACCATCGGCGTCGTCAACCTGGTGCGCCACGGCTGACGTGCACCTGAGCCTCCGGGTGTGAGACGATCCCCGGCCCCCTCGTGGGTGGGCCGGGGATCGAACTCGTCGAAGGGGGCTGTGCGATGCGGGGCGGGGGGATGCTGCACGTCGCGGTCGCGACCCGTGCGTTCCGGCGCTACTCGACCTACCGGGCCGCCACCCTGGCCGGGATCTTCACCAACTCGGTCTTCGGCATCATCTACTCCTACGCCTACCTCGCGTTGTGGAAGGCCAACCCGACCGCGGGCGGCTACGACGCGCAGGACGCGGTGACGTACGTCTGGCTCGGCCAGGCGCTGCTGATGACGATCGCGCTGTGGGGCGGCGGCACCACCGACGACCTCGCCGAGCGGATCCGCACCGGCGACGTGGCGATCGACCTCTACCGACCCGTCGGGCTGGTCGGCTGGTACCTCGCCAGCGACGTCGGTCGCGCGGCGTACCACCTCCTCACGCGTGGGTTCGGGCCGACGCTCATCGGCCTCGTCGTCTTCGACATCGCGCTCCCCCCGTCGCCCCTCGCGGCCGTCGCGTTCGCCGTCTCCCTCGTCCTCGCCGTCGTGGTGAGCTTCGCGATCCGGTTCCTCGTCGCCAGCACCGCGTTCTGGCTCCTCGACCAGTCGGGCATGAAGGTGATGAGCGGCGCGTTCGCGATCTTCTTCAGCGGGATGATGCTGCCGCTGGTGCTGTTCCCCGGCTGGCTCGGGACGCTCGCCAACGCCCTGCCGTGGGCGTCGTACATCCAGGTGCCCGCGGACATCTGGCTCGGCAAGCACACCGGTGCCGACCTCGCCGCCGCGCTCGGCTTCCAGGTGATGTGGGCGGTCGTGCTGCTGGGCGCGTGCCAGGGCGTGCTGCGGCTGGCGACCCGCAAGGTGGTGGTCCAGGGTGGCTGACCTGGCACAGCACCTGCGCACCTACGGCCAGATCGCCTGGCTCTGGATCCGAGCGGCCTGGCAGTACCCCACGTCGTTCGTGCTCCTCGCCGTCGGCAACGGGCTCATCACCGGGCTGGACTTCATCGGGCTCTGGATCATGTTCGCGCACCTGGAGGACCTCGAGGGGTTCACGCTCCCCGAGGTCGCACTGCTCTACGGCAGCGCCTCCCTGGCGCTCGCGTGCGCCGACACGGCCATCGGCAGCGTGGAACGCATCGGCACCTACATCCGGACCGGACGCCTGGACCAGATGATGACCAAGCCGGTCCCGTTGCTGGTGCAGGTGTGCGCCGACCAGTTCACCCTGCGCCGCCTCGGCCGGCTGACCCAGGCCGGCCTGGTCTTCGGCTGGGCCTGCACGTACGTCGACTGGACGCCGCTTCGGGCGCTGGTGGCCGTCTCGATGCTCGTCAGCGGCGCCCTGGTGTTCTTCGGCCTCTTTGTCGGGTTCTCGTGCATCCAGTTCTGGACGACCGACGCGACCGAGTTCGCCAACGCGTTCACCTACGGCGGCGCGACGGTCACCCAGTACCCGCTCAACATCTTCCCGCGGGAGGTGATGGTCGGGCTCACCTTCGTGGTCCCCGTCGCCTTCGTGAACTGGTACCCCTGCCTCTACCTCCTCGGCCGCGCCGACCCGTTCGGGACGCCCGAGGTCTTCCAGTTCGCCTCGCCGCTGGCGGGGCTCCTCACCATGACCGCAGCCCTCCTCGTCTGGCGCACCGGGGTCCGGCACTACACCTCCACCGGGAGCTGACATGACCGAGCACCAGCCGGGCACCGACCCGCTCATCGACGTCCAGGACCTCGGCCGCAGCTTCGACGTACGCCGCAAGGTGGAGGGACGCCGGCGCCGCTCGCGCGAGTCCGTCGTCGCCGTGCACGACCTGACCTTCGCGGTCGGTGCCGGCGAGATGGTGGGCTACATCGGGCCCAACGGGGCCGGCAAGTCGACCACCATCAAGATGCTCACTGGCATCCTCTTCCCCACCGCCGGCCGGGTGCGGGTGGCCGGGATGGACCCGAGCCGCGACCGGGTCGAGCTCGCGCGGCGCATCGGCGTCGTCTTCGGGCAGCGCTCCACCCTGTGGTGGGACCTCCCGCTGCGCGACTCCTACGACCTGCTGCAGAAGATGTACCGCATCGAGCCGGCCCGCTACCGCGAGAACCTCGCCCGCTTCGTCGAGCTGCTCGACCTCGGCGACCAGCTCGACACGCCGGTGCGCCAGCTCAGCCTCGGCCAGCGGATGCGCGGGGACATCACGGCCGCCCTCCTCCACGACCCCGAGGTGCTCTACCTCGACGAGCCGACGATCGGCCTCGACGTGGTGAGCAAGGGCCGCCTGCGCGAGTTCCTCCGCGCGCTCAACGCCGAGCGCGGCACGACGCTCCTGCTGACCACCCACGACCTCCAGGACATCGAGGCGCTCTGCGACCGGGTGATCGTGATCGACCACGGCACGAGCGTGTACGACGGCTCCCTGTCCAGCCTCCACGCCCAGGGCGGGTCCACGCGGACCCTGGTGGTCGACCTCGTCGACGAGGCGCCGCCGGTCGAGGTGCCCGGCGCGACCGTGCGCCGGGTCGAGGGTCCGCGCCAGTGGCTGTCGTTCCCCGCCGACGCGAGCGCCGCGCCGATCGTGGCCGCAGTCGCCGCGGCGTACGACGTCGCCGACCTCTCCATCCAGGAGCCGGACATCGAGGACGTCATCCGCGAGCTCTACTCGCGGGGCGCCTGACGCGTCGTGCGGGCGCTCAGAGGCCGCGGTGCTGCTCGGAGTGACGCTCCGGTGACGTCAGGGGCTGGCGCTCGAGCACCAGCATCGCCCGGTCGTCGTCACCGCGCGGGACCTTCTTGAGCACCCGCCTGGGCAGCCCGGTGAAGCCGCGCGCATCGACGGCCTTGAGCGCCTCGTGGCGCAGCCAGTCGATGCCCTGGTCGAGGTCGCGGTCGGCCGACTCGATGACCCCGTCGGTGTAGAACATCAACGCCTCGCCCGGGTGCAGGCGCCCCTTGCTGGGGGTGAACTCGGCCTCGTCGATGACGCCCAGCGCCATCCCGCGCGCGTTGTCGATCGACCAGCCCCGGTGGCCGAGGTGCCAGTGGA
It contains:
- the cobA gene encoding uroporphyrinogen-III C-methyltransferase, with product MTDTGADPHPYLAGLVLTGRRVVVVGGGHVAQRRVPALIASGGDVTVVSPEVTPAIEGLAGELTLVLRDFTESDLDGAWYVVAATDDPEVNARVVAAAEQRHTFCVRADDALGGTAWTPAVGHHGSLTVGVLGNREPKKSAALRDDIVTALRDGHLAASDALDRSPGVVLVGGGPGEPDLVTVAARHALATADVVVADRLAPRELLHELGPHVELIDVAKLPRGRSATQEHINDVIVDRARAGKRVVRFKGGDNFVFGRGFEELLACAAADVPVTVVPGLSSAIAVPARVGIPVTHRGVAHEFTVISGHLPPGHPESLVAWDAVAGLRGTLVLLMAVDNAPAIAEALVSGGRSAGTPVAVIADGTMPTERTVLTTLGALADDLAAHEVVPPAIIVIGEVVAVARPAHYAHHGKGRA
- a CDS encoding YbhB/YbcL family Raf kinase inhibitor-like protein; the protein is MSIERPVSPNPYDYLPPTASFTVTSADVTDGAPLKDDQVAALGNTSPQLSWSGAPEGTRSYVVTCFDPDAPTPSGFWHWCLVDIPADVTSLDTGAASGDLPGGAFHVRNDGGEPGFMGAAPPEGDQPHRYFFVVHAVKDDSLGVDADASNAVVSFNLAFKTLGRAILHGTYQH
- a CDS encoding CAP domain-containing protein, translated to MQHPRFLSRLAAVGLAAAVVCGVPTAAEARTWSVPRAVSATDPADLTNSELEDALMVRINQARATNGLRKIWNFDVCTDRLAEAWGERIARTGVFEHRNQGEVIRRCHKSWAGETLVRGTALSPDQMVELWLDSPGHREILLNPRARRAGVAITNDAQGRTIGVVNLVRHG
- a CDS encoding ABC transporter permease, which translates into the protein MRGGGMLHVAVATRAFRRYSTYRAATLAGIFTNSVFGIIYSYAYLALWKANPTAGGYDAQDAVTYVWLGQALLMTIALWGGGTTDDLAERIRTGDVAIDLYRPVGLVGWYLASDVGRAAYHLLTRGFGPTLIGLVVFDIALPPSPLAAVAFAVSLVLAVVVSFAIRFLVASTAFWLLDQSGMKVMSGAFAIFFSGMMLPLVLFPGWLGTLANALPWASYIQVPADIWLGKHTGADLAAALGFQVMWAVVLLGACQGVLRLATRKVVVQGG
- a CDS encoding ABC transporter permease; translated protein: MADLAQHLRTYGQIAWLWIRAAWQYPTSFVLLAVGNGLITGLDFIGLWIMFAHLEDLEGFTLPEVALLYGSASLALACADTAIGSVERIGTYIRTGRLDQMMTKPVPLLVQVCADQFTLRRLGRLTQAGLVFGWACTYVDWTPLRALVAVSMLVSGALVFFGLFVGFSCIQFWTTDATEFANAFTYGGATVTQYPLNIFPREVMVGLTFVVPVAFVNWYPCLYLLGRADPFGTPEVFQFASPLAGLLTMTAALLVWRTGVRHYTSTGS
- a CDS encoding ABC transporter ATP-binding protein; this translates as MTEHQPGTDPLIDVQDLGRSFDVRRKVEGRRRRSRESVVAVHDLTFAVGAGEMVGYIGPNGAGKSTTIKMLTGILFPTAGRVRVAGMDPSRDRVELARRIGVVFGQRSTLWWDLPLRDSYDLLQKMYRIEPARYRENLARFVELLDLGDQLDTPVRQLSLGQRMRGDITAALLHDPEVLYLDEPTIGLDVVSKGRLREFLRALNAERGTTLLLTTHDLQDIEALCDRVIVIDHGTSVYDGSLSSLHAQGGSTRTLVVDLVDEAPPVEVPGATVRRVEGPRQWLSFPADASAAPIVAAVAAAYDVADLSIQEPDIEDVIRELYSRGA